The following nucleotide sequence is from Mesobacillus jeotgali.
TTCAATTTTGGTGTTGCGCAATTTTACAGCGAAAAGCTGATAGGTGAGCTTGAAGAGTTCGCTCTTACCCATAATATCGAAATTCAAAAGACGCGAGATTATCTGCTGCTGGAAAAATACTATTCTCATAACTAAAAGCATCGGGCAAGTTACCCGATGCTTTTGCAATGCTTATTTTTCAAAAATGCTGTTCGAAAGAAGTCGGAACAGATAATCGGTATGGTCTCTGAAACCAGCTTCAAGGCCGATCATTGTAACGTCCTTATCCTGTTCTTTCACGATGACTGCCTTGCCCTGTGCTTCACTGTTGTTTTTCCAGTGGCCGGCTACAAAGAAGTCGGAGTTGTCATCGAATGTTGCGGATACTTCATCGTTATCGGTGTTTTCATACCAGACAGGGCGATAAACAAAACCGAGATCGTCCTCGCTATATCCTCCCGTCACACCTTGGCCGCTGTAATCAACTTTTGCAATACCATTGCTGCTGTAGCCTGCAACGACAATATCGTCATCAGTAAGTCCCAATGTCTTTGTCGCGAGGGAGGCACCAGCCCCAACTGCGATATATTTTCCGCCATTATTTAAAAATTCATCTACATTTGCTTTGAAACTATCAAACTGAGCTGGATTTTGGAATCCGAACTCTTTATTACCCGCGCGTGACTGAGTTTTGGCAATCAAGCCTTCCGTTCCGCTGTATACGAATACGTCGAAGCTGGAAAGACCTTGTTCTGCAACGTCTGAAGGAGTTACTTCAGTAACGGTGAAGCCAAGACGTTTCAGAGCGAGTTTTGTACCCGAGTGAGATTGAGCTTTGTTTATGCCGCCATCTTTTAGGATTGCGACCTTTAAGTCCCCAACCTCAACTGCTTCAGCCGGAACCTTTGTTGATTCAATGTGCAGTCCGGATTGCTTTACCGCTGCTGAAATTACGTTTGCAGCTGATTCTGTGTAAAAATTACCTTCAGAATCGCGTTTAACTGTAACCCCTTGCTGAAGGAGCGTATTCACCAGGTTAACAGCTTTTACTGAACTGTTCGGGATTAAGAATGGACCTTTACCAATGACAGAACCTTGCCCCTGGATTTGGTTCACTTTAGTCGCTGTCACATCAAACTCGCTTTGAACCGCAATCGCCTCGAATCCCCAGAGTTCCGGAAGGCTCCATGCTGAGATATCATACATGGCATCAACGTCTTCGGTGATGTCCTCGCCATCCCACAGCATCGTATTGGCTAGGCCAGCCTTTGCCTGGTCCATTTTTACTATATATGTGCCTTTTGGGTAAGACTTTCCGTCAGCAGTGAACGCCTTAGAAGCCTGGACGACTTCGATGTCGTTTTTCTGCAGATGATTAACTGCCTTATGTGTTACGGTTGGATCTTCGGAATCAACAGGCAGCACATAGGCAGTCGGGAAGAAGCCTTCTTCATGGAATGGGTGATCAAAATTGATGCCGCGCTTGAACATCTCAATCTGGTCCTTGATCATTTCCTGCTTGTTATCCGTAGCATTTTTCAATGCGCCCATGATGGCGTCATACATCCAGCGAACGCCGTCTTCATCATTTGTTGGCGCTTCAAGTGTGTGGCCGTAAGCACCATGGTACATTGCGTACATCGGAGTGAAGATTGGCGGATAATCATCCCAGCCTTCTGCGTCATCACGCTGCGGAATGTAGGTTCCTTCCATTGATTGATAGAGGCTGCCTGAGAAGTTTTCCTTGTCGGACATGATTTCATTTTCCATTGCTTTTGCCTGGTTCATTGCCCATTTTTCATACAAATCATATTCGTAATTAGGATTGTGTGGAACCGTACATGGTTCAATAAGACCCTGCTTGTTCGGTGCATAATTTTTTACATAGCCATGTGTATCAAGGAAGACCATCGGATTCCATTCCTTGATCAGTGCGACGGTTTCCTGGGTTTCTGGCTGTGACTGGGTGATGAAATCACGGTTCAGGTCGATTCCTTCACCGTTGAAACGTGTTGCATCAATCCGGCCATCAGGATTCTGGACAACATTGAAAATCAGGATGTTATTTTCGAGGATTTTCTTTGTTGTATCGTCATTTTCAAGAGCAAAGCGCTCAATCAGCTGCATGACCGCATCACTGCCGATAAACTCGGTACCATGGATGGATCCATTGATCATGATCGGCACTTTGAAGTCTGGGTTATTTTCAATCCAGTCCTGTGCCTTGCCAGGGTTCTTGAACATTTGTTTTCTTAATGCCTGAATTTTGCCAAACTTGCCCTGAGAGTCAGGTGCAGCTATCGTAACGACATAAAGGGGCTGTCCTGTTGATGATTGGCCCTTTACTTCTACCTTCACACGATTGGATTGCTTCTCGATTTGTTCAAGCTTGTCGCCAATTTCTGAGAATTTCATAAAATCATAGTTTTCACTGTTGAATAAGCTGCCGTCCTTTTCCTCATATGCATTTACATAATTCCACTTGAGTGACTCAGCGAGCGCGGGAGTCCATGGCGAGGATGCCAGCAAGCTTGCGGCGACTACACCAGAGATAATCTTTTTATGCTTCATATATGTATTCCTCCAAATTATATTTTGTATATTTATTCATAATAAGTATTAAAAATTATTTCGGCAATCGTACAATATTCCTAAATTTTAGTGCCGGTATCATAACCCTTGTTTCTGTTGAATTTTTGACTGGTTGGGAAATAAATCAGAATGAGGATATAGGAAGATAGTCACCAGGCAAAGGCAAATAAAAAAACAGGGCGAGTTGCCCTGTCTTACTGTGGCTGCATGGTTCGGTTGCGACGCTTGCGGTTCCACTGTCTTGCTTTATACTTCTGTTCGAGTTCAGCGACAGGTTTTGCAACAAGTGCGTTCTTGAATTCTACCGGTGTCTGTTTTACTGAAAAAACAACGGTATTGACAGCTTTCTTTTTCTTATCAAAATCAGTCATCAGCTTCTGCTGCTTAAACTTGAGTGAATCGGTTTCTTCTT
It contains:
- a CDS encoding M14 family zinc carboxypeptidase, with product MKHKKIISGVVAASLLASSPWTPALAESLKWNYVNAYEEKDGSLFNSENYDFMKFSEIGDKLEQIEKQSNRVKVEVKGQSSTGQPLYVVTIAAPDSQGKFGKIQALRKQMFKNPGKAQDWIENNPDFKVPIMINGSIHGTEFIGSDAVMQLIERFALENDDTTKKILENNILIFNVVQNPDGRIDATRFNGEGIDLNRDFITQSQPETQETVALIKEWNPMVFLDTHGYVKNYAPNKQGLIEPCTVPHNPNYEYDLYEKWAMNQAKAMENEIMSDKENFSGSLYQSMEGTYIPQRDDAEGWDDYPPIFTPMYAMYHGAYGHTLEAPTNDEDGVRWMYDAIMGALKNATDNKQEMIKDQIEMFKRGINFDHPFHEEGFFPTAYVLPVDSEDPTVTHKAVNHLQKNDIEVVQASKAFTADGKSYPKGTYIVKMDQAKAGLANTMLWDGEDITEDVDAMYDISAWSLPELWGFEAIAVQSEFDVTATKVNQIQGQGSVIGKGPFLIPNSSVKAVNLVNTLLQQGVTVKRDSEGNFYTESAANVISAAVKQSGLHIESTKVPAEAVEVGDLKVAILKDGGINKAQSHSGTKLALKRLGFTVTEVTPSDVAEQGLSSFDVFVYSGTEGLIAKTQSRAGNKEFGFQNPAQFDSFKANVDEFLNNGGKYIAVGAGASLATKTLGLTDDDIVVAGYSSNGIAKVDYSGQGVTGGYSEDDLGFVYRPVWYENTDNDEVSATFDDNSDFFVAGHWKNNSEAQGKAVIVKEQDKDVTMIGLEAGFRDHTDYLFRLLSNSIFEK
- a CDS encoding DUF948 domain-containing protein encodes the protein MIIVYISIAVIVAALGYLGYVVYKTYKDAKPTIDSLQETATRVQNKTNAIKEETDSLKFKQQKLMTDFDKKKKAVNTVVFSVKQTPVEFKNALVAKPVAELEQKYKARQWNRKRRNRTMQPQ